The following proteins are encoded in a genomic region of Corythoichthys intestinalis isolate RoL2023-P3 chromosome 5, ASM3026506v1, whole genome shotgun sequence:
- the LOC130916843 gene encoding E3 ubiquitin-protein ligase RLIM-like, translating to MKQNLPQMRKHSRTAEDRVPKCSKKTAAGEASCRAVEDRALKRRKKTVAGEASCRAVEDQAPKRRKKTAAGEASRRAAEDQVPKFRKKVTFVETVYFSLAAEARAPKRRKKTAAGDASHSASKDRAPKCKKKIIFLKTIHCGRAAEARAPKRGKKTAAGEASHSAAEDRAPKCRKKVTFAESIPWWRAADARALKRRKKTAAVSRLQSRDTSSAGATQEAVIDNEDVSGISGSLPVQAFEERQGAAESKKLTPAEVQRFPIKYFGGGGNTECRICLCDYERGEGLRMLPCLHDYHADCVDLWLQENATCPICRVNLGDF from the exons atgaaacaaaatct TCCACAGATGAGGAAGCATTCGCGCACCGCCGAGGACCGGGTGCCCAAATGCAGCAAGAAAACGGCAGCAGGGGAGGCCAGTTGCCGCGCCGTTGAGGACCGGGCGCTCAAACGTAGGAAGAAAACTGTGGCGGGGGAGGCCAGTTGCCGCGCCGTCGAGGACCAGGCGCCCAAACGTAGGAAGAAAACTGCGGCGGGGGAGGCCAGTCGCCGCGCCGCTGAGGACCAGGTGCCCAAATTCAGGAAGAAAGTTACATTTGTGGAGACCGTTTACTTCAGCCTCGCCGCCGAGGCCCGGGCGCCCAAACGCAGGAAGAAAACTGCGGCAGGGGATGCCAGTCACAGTGCCTCCAAGGACCGGGCGCCCAAATGCAAGaagaaaattatatttttgaagACCATTCACTGCGGCCGCGCCGCCGAGGCACGCGCGCCCAAACGCGGGAAGAAAACTGCGGCAGGAGAGGCCAGTCACAGTGCCGCCGAGGACCGGGCGCCCAAATGCAGGAAGAAAGTTACATTTGCGGAGAGCATTCCCTGGTGGCGCGCCGCCGATGCCCGGGCGCTCAAACGCAGGAAGAAAACGGCAGCAGTCAGTCGCCTCCAGTCCCGGGACACCTCCTCTGCAG GCGCCACACAGGAAGCGGTCATCGATAATGAAGACGTTTCTGGCATTtctgggtcgcttcctgttcaa GCGTTTGAGGAGCGTCAAGGCGCGGCGGAGTCCAAGAAGTTGACGCCCGCCGAGGTCCAGCGCTTCCCCATCAAGTACTTTGGCGGCGGCGGGAACACAGA GTGTCGGATTTGCCTCTGCGACTACGAGCGTGGCGAGGGGCTGAGGATGCTGCCGTGTCTGCACGACTACCACGCCGACTGCGTGGACCTGTGGCTGCAG GAGAACGCCACCTGCCCCATCTGCAGAGTCAACCTGGGTGACTTTTGA